One window from the genome of Gloeomargarita sp. SRBZ-1_bins_9 encodes:
- a CDS encoding carbon dioxide-concentrating mechanism protein CcmK: MSVALGMVEVLGTPPSLAVADVMVKAGRVTLVHCERISGAYVTVIVRGDVAEVKRAVEAGVEAAKKVIPYNPKEKSLLLSYHVIPRPHPNLERVLPIGYKPQVERFRV; the protein is encoded by the coding sequence TGGGAACGCCCCCGAGTCTGGCGGTGGCTGATGTGATGGTCAAGGCGGGGCGGGTGACCCTGGTGCATTGCGAGCGCATCAGTGGGGCCTATGTGACGGTGATCGTGCGGGGGGACGTGGCGGAGGTGAAACGGGCGGTGGAAGCTGGTGTGGAAGCGGCCAAGAAGGTTATTCCCTACAATCCTAAGGAAAAGTCCCTGCTTTTGTCCTACCATGTGATTCCCCGACCCCACCCGAATCTGGAGCGGGTCCTGCCCATTGGCTATAAGCCCCAGGTGGAACGGTTCCGGGTATGA